In Thermoflexus hugenholtzii JAD2, a genomic segment contains:
- a CDS encoding decaprenyl-phosphate phosphoribosyltransferase, with the protein MKALVLPQGRTLTALVRSMRPRQWIKNVFIFAPLVFDEKLLRPEPLGRTVAGFLILCLLSGAVYLFNDLQDLERDRQHPRKRNRPLAAGELDPRVAWGTIWLIPLGLAYPAFALDPLFALLAYVYWGLNLAYSLWLKHQVILDVLALASGYVLRVAAGVPLVQVERFSPWLYLCTLLLALFIGFAKRRQEIILLGENARNHRAILEEYTVRFLDEMMGVVMAATIVAYSLYTFSAPNLPSNHAMMLTIPFVLYGIFRYLYLIHVRGETAPPDELVLKDLPLLLTVILWGVTAILILYLM; encoded by the coding sequence GTGAAGGCACTCGTCTTGCCGCAGGGCCGGACGCTGACCGCGCTGGTGCGTTCCATGCGGCCGCGCCAGTGGATCAAGAATGTGTTCATCTTCGCCCCGCTGGTGTTCGACGAGAAACTGCTCCGCCCGGAGCCGCTGGGGCGCACCGTCGCCGGCTTCCTGATCCTTTGTCTGCTCTCCGGCGCGGTTTACCTCTTTAACGACCTCCAGGATCTGGAAAGAGACCGGCAGCACCCGCGCAAGCGGAACCGCCCCCTGGCCGCCGGGGAGCTGGATCCTCGGGTGGCGTGGGGGACGATCTGGCTCATCCCCCTCGGGCTGGCTTATCCCGCCTTTGCCCTGGATCCTCTGTTCGCCCTCCTCGCCTATGTCTACTGGGGTCTTAACCTGGCCTACTCCCTCTGGCTGAAGCATCAGGTGATCCTGGATGTGCTGGCCCTGGCCAGCGGCTACGTGCTGCGGGTCGCCGCGGGCGTGCCCCTGGTTCAGGTGGAGCGGTTCTCGCCCTGGCTTTACCTGTGCACGCTGCTTCTGGCCCTCTTCATCGGTTTCGCCAAGCGGCGCCAGGAGATCATCCTGCTCGGCGAGAACGCCCGCAACCACCGAGCGATCCTGGAGGAATATACCGTCCGCTTCCTGGACGAGATGATGGGCGTGGTGATGGCCGCCACCATCGTGGCCTATTCCCTTTACACGTTCTCCGCCCCCAACCTTCCTTCCAACCACGCCATGATGTTGACCATCCCCTTCGTGCTGTATGGGATCTTCCGCTATCTTTATCTCATCCACGTCCGAGGGGAGACCGCGCCGCCGGACGAGCTGGTTTTGAAAGACCTCCCCCTTCTGCTCACCGTGATCCTCTGGGGGGTGACGGCGATCCTGATCCTCTACCTGATGTAG
- a CDS encoding helix-turn-helix transcriptional regulator, translating to MSYELTEDRLPMDEQERLALRRKIVGIALRQARERAGRTVQACAALLGISSARYRAYEAGRQDPTLPELELLAWFFQTPLSALLDPDQRNASSEEEMAQAAPEFIALRHRVIGLILRQAREAAGKSLREVAAALGYTPRRLRAYESGERPIPLTELERLAAHLGLSLADLRDTESPIGQAAILLDQIEGFRALPPEVRAFVTAPVHLPYLRLAMRLSELPADRLRHIAEDLLEITL from the coding sequence GTGTCCTACGAGCTCACAGAGGATCGCCTGCCGATGGACGAACAGGAACGCCTGGCGTTGCGCCGGAAGATCGTGGGGATCGCCCTGCGGCAGGCCCGGGAGCGGGCCGGCCGCACGGTCCAGGCCTGCGCTGCCCTGCTGGGGATCTCATCGGCCCGCTATCGGGCCTACGAGGCCGGGCGACAGGACCCCACCCTGCCCGAACTGGAGCTCCTGGCCTGGTTTTTCCAGACGCCCCTCTCCGCCCTCCTGGATCCGGATCAGCGGAACGCATCGTCGGAGGAGGAGATGGCGCAGGCAGCTCCGGAGTTCATCGCCCTCCGACACCGGGTCATCGGGCTGATCCTGCGCCAGGCCCGGGAGGCCGCGGGGAAGAGCCTGCGGGAGGTGGCCGCCGCCCTGGGATACACCCCCCGGCGGCTCCGCGCCTATGAATCCGGGGAGCGCCCGATCCCCCTCACGGAACTGGAACGTCTGGCGGCCCATCTGGGGCTTTCCCTGGCTGACTTGCGGGACACCGAGAGCCCCATCGGCCAGGCCGCCATCCTGCTGGATCAGATCGAAGGGTTCCGCGCGCTCCCGCCGGAGGTGCGGGCCTTCGTGACCGCCCCTGTGCACCTGCCTTACCTGCGCCTGGCTATGCGCCTGTCGGAGCTGCCCGCCGATCGGCTCCGGCACATCGCGGAGGACCTGCTGGAGATCACCCTGTGA
- a CDS encoding glycosyltransferase family 39 protein, with protein MARRIASALAFSLAGLLAVFAQGLLDASPREAPDPRAFGVYAGALALFLWALRQEPAWLEGERPIAPSASPSIPGRPLWAVLSLGFSALAFLESGGNRFRLLGVIAWGLAVAAWLAAWWDAPLPRWPREGWRVRGWHLVLLLVLGLGISFRYWDLWNLPLDVNSDHAEKLLDVRDVLNGEYRIFFPRNTGREAFQFYLAAATIRLFGMPLHKFTLQVGTAFIGVLLLPALYLLGAALWGRHGGLWTMFLGAVASWAVIPSRVGLRYPFLPTFAAWSLAFLIRGLRSGRRADFLGMGLFLGIGLYGYSPFRGMIAALPAAFLLVWGIRRGWRTAEGWRQMRDFILGMLTALPVLAPMLRFIVESPEMFFYRLMTRVSTWEKPIEGNPLWILANNLRRALLMFHWTGDEVYVATIPLRPMLDPVMGALLVLGGVAAFGWMIRRRDPVPLAALAAGFVMLFPSAYNLSFPRENPSTVRAAGALPSVLTLAALVPAMWTAWWGRAGARRWLGWGIAGLLVLTLIRLNAVRVFETYAQSYCRHVLNASDAAEILRGFYAGGGPPTNAFYVAYPYWFDSRLIGMWLGDLDWPYTVWYEDLPHGVARHRRVPGPKLYLVHPEDEATRAVLQAAYPRGWWAWRPRSHCDGLGIWVFHVPPDS; from the coding sequence ATGGCCCGGCGGATCGCGAGCGCGCTGGCCTTCTCCCTCGCGGGCCTTCTGGCGGTGTTCGCGCAGGGGCTGCTGGATGCCAGCCCCCGGGAGGCCCCGGACCCGCGGGCGTTTGGGGTTTACGCAGGGGCGCTGGCCCTGTTCCTCTGGGCCCTGCGGCAGGAGCCAGCCTGGCTGGAGGGGGAACGCCCCATCGCCCCATCCGCCAGCCCATCGATCCCCGGACGTCCTCTCTGGGCGGTCTTGAGCCTGGGGTTCAGCGCCCTGGCCTTCCTGGAGTCCGGCGGCAACCGCTTCCGGCTTCTCGGGGTGATCGCCTGGGGGCTGGCGGTGGCCGCATGGCTGGCCGCGTGGTGGGACGCGCCGCTCCCACGATGGCCCCGGGAGGGATGGCGGGTGCGGGGGTGGCATCTGGTGCTCCTGCTCGTCCTGGGGCTCGGGATCAGCTTCCGCTACTGGGATCTCTGGAACCTCCCCCTGGATGTGAACAGCGACCACGCCGAGAAGCTCCTCGACGTGCGGGACGTCCTGAACGGGGAGTATCGGATCTTTTTCCCCCGGAACACCGGGCGGGAGGCCTTCCAGTTTTATCTGGCGGCGGCGACGATCCGGCTCTTCGGGATGCCGCTGCACAAGTTCACCCTCCAGGTGGGGACGGCCTTCATCGGGGTCCTGCTCCTGCCCGCCCTCTATCTGCTCGGCGCGGCCCTGTGGGGGCGGCATGGGGGGCTATGGACGATGTTCCTGGGGGCGGTGGCCTCCTGGGCGGTGATCCCGTCCCGGGTGGGGTTGCGCTACCCCTTCCTGCCCACCTTCGCCGCCTGGTCCCTGGCCTTCCTCATCCGGGGGCTGCGCTCCGGTCGTCGGGCGGACTTCCTGGGGATGGGATTGTTCCTGGGGATCGGCCTGTATGGCTACTCCCCCTTTCGGGGGATGATCGCTGCGCTCCCGGCCGCCTTCCTGCTCGTGTGGGGGATCCGTCGGGGCTGGCGGACCGCCGAAGGGTGGCGCCAGATGCGGGATTTCATCCTCGGCATGCTCACGGCCCTCCCGGTCCTGGCCCCCATGCTCCGCTTCATTGTGGAGTCCCCGGAGATGTTCTTCTATCGCCTGATGACCCGGGTCTCCACCTGGGAGAAGCCCATCGAGGGGAACCCGCTGTGGATCCTGGCCAACAACCTGCGGCGGGCGCTGTTGATGTTCCACTGGACGGGCGACGAGGTATATGTGGCGACGATTCCCCTGCGGCCGATGCTGGATCCCGTAATGGGGGCTCTACTGGTCCTGGGTGGGGTGGCTGCATTCGGGTGGATGATCCGCCGACGGGATCCCGTCCCCCTGGCGGCGCTGGCGGCCGGTTTCGTGATGCTCTTCCCCTCGGCGTATAACCTCTCATTCCCGCGGGAGAATCCCAGCACGGTGCGGGCGGCCGGCGCCCTGCCTTCCGTCCTCACCCTCGCCGCGCTGGTCCCGGCGATGTGGACCGCATGGTGGGGCCGCGCGGGCGCGCGGCGATGGCTGGGGTGGGGGATCGCCGGGCTGCTGGTTCTTACATTGATCCGCCTGAATGCCGTGCGCGTTTTTGAGACATATGCCCAGTCTTACTGCCGCCATGTCCTGAACGCTTCCGACGCCGCGGAGATCCTGCGCGGCTTCTATGCGGGGGGCGGACCGCCTACGAACGCCTTCTATGTGGCTTATCCTTACTGGTTCGATTCCCGGCTGATCGGGATGTGGCTGGGGGATCTGGACTGGCCCTATACGGTCTGGTATGAGGATCTGCCCCATGGGGTGGCCCGGCATCGCCGGGTGCCGGGCCCCAAGCTGTATCTGGTGCATCCGGAGGACGAGGCCACCCGAGCCGTCCTGCAGGCGGCGTATCCCCGGGGGTGGTGGGCGTGGCGGCCGCGCTCCCACTGCGACGGCTTGGGGATCTGGGTTTTCCATGTCCCACCCGATTCATGA
- a CDS encoding class I SAM-dependent methyltransferase — translation MAPDFLWLHLKEVPAFRALLRAVEARFYQGLEMPEPVLDLGCGDGHFASVAFPGKAWVGLDPEWEPLKEAAARRAYRWVVQADGARMPFPSSFFGTVLSNSVLEHIPPVEAVLAEVARVLRPGGLFLFCSPSHRFVEFLSLYRLLRRLRLRRAAEAYGRLFNHISRHHHCDAPEIWVARLERAGLRPLRWWFYFSPGATALLEWGHPYGLPSLIYKKLLGRWILAPWRWSLWPVERILRPFYEEPPGPEGAYFFMIARKEGGG, via the coding sequence ATGGCTCCTGATTTCCTCTGGCTTCATTTGAAGGAGGTGCCTGCCTTCCGGGCGCTGCTGCGGGCGGTGGAGGCCCGATTCTACCAGGGCCTGGAAATGCCGGAGCCGGTCCTGGATCTGGGCTGCGGGGATGGACACTTCGCCTCCGTGGCCTTCCCGGGGAAGGCATGGGTCGGGCTGGACCCCGAATGGGAGCCTCTGAAGGAGGCCGCCGCCCGCCGGGCCTACCGGTGGGTGGTGCAGGCCGATGGCGCCCGCATGCCCTTCCCCTCGTCCTTCTTCGGGACCGTGCTCAGCAACTCGGTCCTGGAGCATATCCCTCCGGTGGAGGCCGTCCTGGCGGAGGTGGCCCGGGTGCTGCGGCCGGGAGGCCTCTTCCTGTTTTGCTCGCCCAGCCATCGCTTCGTCGAGTTCCTCTCGCTCTATCGGCTGCTGCGCCGGCTGCGGCTGCGGCGCGCTGCGGAGGCCTACGGCCGGCTCTTCAACCACATCTCCCGCCATCATCACTGCGATGCTCCGGAGATCTGGGTGGCCCGGCTGGAGCGGGCCGGCCTGCGCCCCCTCCGCTGGTGGTTCTATTTCTCCCCGGGCGCCACGGCCTTGTTGGAGTGGGGCCACCCGTATGGGCTGCCTTCCCTGATCTACAAAAAGCTCCTCGGTCGCTGGATCCTCGCCCCGTGGCGGTGGAGCCTTTGGCCGGTGGAGCGGATCCTGCGGCCGTTCTACGAGGAGCCTCCAGGCCCGGAGGGCGCGTATTTCTTTATGATCGCGCGAAAGGAGGGAGGCGGATAA
- a CDS encoding glycosyltransferase family 4 protein, with protein sequence MKILVALTYYRPHISGLTIYVERAARALAARGHEVLVLTSQYDRRLPLEEVRDGVRIRRVPVLMRVSKGVIMPTIGWWATRLARWADVLWLHLPQFDAAGIALRGRLFRKPVVLTYHCDVTLPPGWLNRVANQAVHLMDHLAARLADVIVSYTEDYARHSPYLSRYLTKVRVIPPPVEIPVPDPERVAAFRARWGLEGQVVIGMAARLAAEKGVEYLLEALPHILAVYPNARVLFAGPYRNVLGEEAYARRLAPLFERYRDHWTFVGVLEPEEMAAFYASCDVVVLPSWNATESFGLVQVEAMLCGTPVVASDLPGVRVPTQTTGMGLTFPPRDSRALAQAILRVLAERPAFCRPREWVAQHYNTERTAAAYEALFEELRASRDRRKKGA encoded by the coding sequence ATGAAGATCCTGGTCGCGCTCACATATTACCGTCCCCATATCAGCGGTCTGACGATCTATGTGGAGCGGGCGGCCCGAGCCCTGGCGGCCCGGGGTCACGAAGTTCTGGTGTTGACCTCCCAGTATGACCGCCGTCTTCCTCTTGAGGAGGTGCGGGACGGCGTGCGGATCCGGCGGGTGCCGGTGCTGATGCGGGTGAGCAAGGGGGTGATCATGCCCACCATCGGATGGTGGGCGACCCGCCTGGCCCGCTGGGCGGACGTCCTCTGGCTGCATCTGCCCCAGTTCGACGCCGCCGGCATCGCCCTGCGCGGGCGCCTGTTCCGCAAGCCCGTCGTCCTGACCTATCACTGCGACGTGACCCTTCCCCCGGGATGGCTGAACCGGGTGGCCAACCAGGCGGTCCACCTTATGGATCATCTGGCGGCTCGTCTCGCTGATGTCATCGTGAGCTATACGGAGGATTACGCCCGCCATTCCCCCTATCTTTCCCGTTATCTCACCAAGGTGCGGGTGATCCCTCCGCCGGTGGAGATCCCGGTTCCGGATCCGGAGCGGGTGGCGGCCTTCCGGGCCCGCTGGGGGCTGGAGGGCCAGGTGGTCATCGGGATGGCCGCCCGCCTGGCGGCGGAGAAGGGGGTGGAGTATCTCCTGGAAGCCCTCCCCCATATCCTGGCGGTTTATCCGAACGCCCGCGTGCTCTTCGCCGGGCCTTACCGAAACGTCCTGGGGGAGGAGGCCTACGCCCGCCGGCTGGCGCCCCTCTTCGAGCGCTACCGGGACCACTGGACCTTCGTGGGGGTGCTGGAGCCGGAGGAGATGGCAGCCTTCTACGCCAGCTGCGACGTGGTGGTGCTTCCCAGCTGGAACGCCACCGAGTCCTTCGGCTTGGTGCAGGTGGAGGCGATGCTGTGCGGGACCCCGGTGGTGGCCAGCGATCTGCCGGGGGTGCGGGTGCCGACGCAGACGACGGGGATGGGGTTGACCTTCCCCCCGCGGGACAGCCGGGCGCTGGCCCAGGCGATCCTGCGGGTGCTGGCGGAGCGCCCGGCCTTCTGCCGGCCCCGGGAGTGGGTGGCCCAGCACTATAATACGGAGCGAACCGCTGCCGCTTATGAGGCGCTTTTCGAGGAGCTGCGGGCGTCCCGGGATCGGAGGAAGAAAGGAGCTTGA